A window of Chitinophaga sp. MM2321 contains these coding sequences:
- a CDS encoding PVC-type heme-binding CxxCH protein — protein sequence MSRLLKIGIYAPLIPMLWAIMILDACKSKGPAPLTISGSSHISLIGNNLGSRMINYDNLETELYVRYPDYKLHIRNMCDGGETPGFRPHSGRNSPWAFPGAEKFHPVLDHQFQTMNGQPEGHFETPDQWLTRLKTDVIISFFGYNESFDGQEGLASYKAELDAFIKWTLKQKYNGTSAPQLAIVSPIAFEDLSDKYDLPDGRKENKNLALYTQAMKEVAEHNNVLFVDAFTPSKKWYKNTKEPLTIDGSQLNEEGYKKLGHLLADQIFGKVSPKAATNRKLVNDAVMEKNWMWLNDFKIPNGVHVYGRRYNPYGPDNYPAEIEKIREMTAIRDTAVWMAASKGTKMDIAAADKNTKVLPIVKTNYNPAKNGSLRYLSGQEALSKLKVPAGYKIELFASEEQFPDLAKPMQMSFDNKGRLWVAVMPSYPHYKPGDAKPNDKIIIFEDTDGDGKADKQTVFADHLHLPIGFEIAAEGVYVAQGTNLKLLTDTDGDDKTDKTEILLSGFDDHDTHHSSHAFTTDPSGAIYSGEGVFLQTHVETSYGTVHASNGGFYRYDPRRRKLERTAQLSIPNPWGITFDDWGQPFFAETSSPDVRWMLPGTVLPLYGQATHKSIQLIEDKHKVRPTSGLEFVSSRHFPDEVQGDFLINNTIGFLGTKEHTLQDDGTGYKSHHRMDLLVSGDPNFRPVDMEFAPDGSLYVIDWHNILIGHMQHNARDPLRDHSRGRIYRITYPSRPLVKPANIAGASIEELLDNLKLPEYRTRYRTRRELRGRDVSEVLAKLKTWAANLDKNDPGYEHHLLEGLWVSWGMDKVDQDLLKQVLKAKDYHARAAAVQVVRYTGHQVPDQADLLMQAATDENSRVRLMAIVAASWIGKEKGLPILAAAKKMPLDEWMIHAYETAVAHLNGENVKKEEEKDVNTTLKGTNLALFNQGKKIYAMEGYCNTCHQSDGKGLPDSGFPPLAGSEWVKGNDERLIKLVMKGVLGPMEVNNKMYTGQVPMTPFGGLLKDDEMAAVLTYVRNSFGNKGTAISPEKVKEIRKAIESKKDFYTPEQLLKEHPMENK from the coding sequence ATGTCCAGACTATTAAAAATTGGCATTTATGCACCGCTTATTCCCATGTTATGGGCGATAATGATACTCGATGCGTGTAAATCCAAAGGACCCGCTCCGCTTACTATTTCCGGGTCATCACATATTTCCCTGATCGGTAATAACCTGGGATCGAGAATGATAAATTATGATAATTTGGAAACGGAGTTATATGTCCGTTATCCGGATTATAAATTACACATCCGCAATATGTGCGATGGTGGGGAAACCCCTGGGTTCCGGCCACATTCCGGCAGAAATTCTCCATGGGCGTTTCCGGGTGCGGAAAAATTCCATCCCGTACTGGACCACCAGTTTCAAACGATGAATGGGCAACCCGAGGGGCATTTTGAGACGCCGGATCAATGGTTAACCAGGCTCAAAACAGATGTGATCATTTCCTTTTTCGGCTATAATGAATCATTTGATGGACAAGAAGGACTGGCCAGCTACAAAGCGGAATTGGATGCCTTTATAAAATGGACGTTGAAACAAAAATATAATGGTACCTCGGCGCCGCAACTGGCCATTGTTTCGCCAATCGCTTTCGAGGACCTGTCTGACAAATATGATCTTCCCGATGGCCGGAAAGAAAATAAAAACCTGGCCTTGTATACCCAGGCCATGAAAGAAGTTGCTGAGCATAACAACGTACTGTTTGTTGATGCGTTTACACCTTCAAAAAAATGGTATAAGAATACTAAGGAACCTTTGACCATTGACGGCTCACAACTGAATGAAGAAGGTTATAAAAAGTTAGGACATTTATTGGCAGACCAGATTTTCGGAAAGGTTTCTCCCAAAGCAGCAACGAACAGAAAACTGGTGAACGACGCTGTAATGGAGAAGAACTGGATGTGGCTCAACGACTTTAAAATCCCTAACGGCGTGCATGTATACGGTCGCCGGTATAATCCTTATGGACCAGATAATTATCCTGCCGAAATAGAGAAGATCCGCGAGATGACAGCTATCAGGGACACAGCGGTTTGGATGGCAGCTTCGAAAGGAACGAAAATGGATATTGCTGCTGCCGATAAAAATACCAAAGTATTACCTATCGTTAAGACCAACTATAATCCTGCTAAAAATGGTAGTCTCCGGTATCTCAGCGGGCAGGAAGCACTAAGCAAACTGAAAGTACCAGCGGGTTACAAAATTGAGCTTTTTGCTTCAGAAGAGCAGTTCCCAGACCTGGCGAAGCCCATGCAGATGTCATTTGATAATAAAGGCCGGCTGTGGGTTGCGGTGATGCCGAGCTATCCGCATTATAAGCCGGGAGATGCCAAACCCAATGATAAAATTATTATTTTTGAAGATACGGATGGTGATGGTAAGGCCGATAAACAAACGGTCTTTGCGGATCACCTGCATCTGCCAATCGGTTTTGAGATCGCGGCAGAAGGCGTATATGTTGCCCAGGGAACCAATCTTAAATTGTTGACAGATACCGATGGTGATGATAAGACTGACAAAACGGAGATCTTGCTCAGTGGATTTGATGATCACGATACCCATCACAGCAGTCATGCATTTACAACGGATCCTTCAGGAGCAATCTATTCAGGAGAAGGCGTCTTTCTTCAAACGCATGTTGAGACTTCCTATGGAACCGTTCATGCATCTAACGGCGGCTTTTACAGATATGACCCACGACGCAGGAAACTGGAACGTACTGCACAACTTTCTATTCCAAACCCATGGGGTATTACGTTCGATGACTGGGGACAGCCTTTTTTTGCAGAAACATCCAGCCCGGATGTACGTTGGATGCTTCCCGGAACAGTGCTGCCTCTATATGGTCAGGCTACGCATAAATCGATCCAGCTGATTGAAGATAAACATAAAGTACGGCCAACATCGGGCCTCGAATTTGTATCAAGCCGCCATTTTCCGGATGAGGTGCAGGGAGACTTCCTGATCAACAATACCATCGGGTTCCTGGGAACGAAAGAACATACACTACAGGATGATGGAACAGGCTATAAAAGCCATCATCGTATGGATCTGCTGGTAAGCGGAGATCCCAATTTCCGGCCGGTAGATATGGAGTTTGCCCCCGATGGATCCTTATACGTGATCGACTGGCATAACATTCTGATAGGACACATGCAGCATAATGCACGGGACCCGCTGAGGGATCACTCCCGTGGAAGAATATACCGCATTACTTATCCATCAAGACCATTGGTAAAACCAGCAAATATAGCGGGAGCATCTATAGAAGAACTCCTGGACAACCTTAAATTGCCGGAGTACAGGACCCGTTACAGAACCCGCCGCGAACTGAGAGGACGCGATGTTTCAGAAGTACTGGCCAAACTGAAAACCTGGGCTGCTAACCTGGATAAAAATGATCCGGGATACGAACATCACTTGCTCGAAGGTCTATGGGTGAGCTGGGGAATGGATAAAGTAGATCAGGACCTTTTAAAGCAGGTATTAAAAGCCAAAGATTATCATGCAAGGGCAGCGGCAGTACAGGTAGTCCGCTATACAGGACATCAGGTTCCTGACCAGGCAGATTTGTTGATGCAGGCGGCAACAGATGAAAATTCCCGCGTGCGACTGATGGCTATCGTGGCTGCTTCCTGGATCGGCAAGGAGAAAGGTCTTCCCATTTTAGCAGCAGCTAAGAAAATGCCCCTGGACGAATGGATGATTCATGCATATGAAACTGCAGTAGCGCACTTGAATGGAGAAAATGTGAAAAAGGAAGAAGAGAAAGATGTTAATACAACTCTGAAAGGTACCAACCTGGCACTGTTTAATCAGGGAAAGAAAATTTATGCCATGGAAGGATACTGTAACACATGCCATCAGTCAGACGGCAAAGGGCTGCCTGATTCTGGCTTCCCTCCTCTTGCCGGCTCCGAATGGGTAAAAGGAAACGATGAACGGCTGATCAAGCTGGTTATGAAGGGAGTTTTGGGTCCGATGGAGGTAAACAATAAAATGTATACCGGCCAGGTTCCCATGACGCCTTTTGGCGGGTTACTGAAAGATGATGAGATGGCCGCTGTGTTAACCTATGTCCGGAATTCATTCGGGAATAAAGGGACGGCTATTTCTCCTGAAAAAGTAAAAGAGATCAGGAAGGCCATAGAAAGTAAAAAAGATTTCTATACTCCTGAGCAACTGCTGAAAGAGCATCCAATGGAGAATAAATGA
- a CDS encoding ThuA domain-containing protein, translated as MKKLFVCLLFLVSTGITCTGLLFAQSSKKGKKPLVVFVTGDHEYSGEETLPLIAAGLEKDYGMKTIVLKASPDYKSEENIPGLDALKHADLVVFYLRWRRLPPEQLAYIEAYLKTGKPVMGFRTTTHAFNFPKGHPSEKWNAFGEFALNAPPGWGGAAKHTHYGHESSTDVHIIPEQAGNPILTGVATNFHVRSWLYRVLPDYPVKGSTWLLMGKAVNPDKEAIENPVAWTGINSFGGRVFMTTLGHPDDFRQEPFQRLVINAIHYELGLKVPKKWKGKMDIQVPYRETN; from the coding sequence ATGAAAAAATTATTCGTTTGTTTATTGTTCCTGGTAAGTACCGGCATTACCTGCACCGGCTTACTCTTTGCACAATCTTCCAAAAAGGGTAAAAAGCCGCTGGTTGTTTTCGTGACCGGTGATCATGAGTACAGCGGTGAAGAAACACTACCGTTAATAGCCGCCGGGCTGGAGAAAGACTACGGTATGAAAACGATCGTTCTCAAGGCATCCCCTGATTATAAAAGCGAAGAAAACATTCCGGGCCTCGACGCATTAAAACATGCGGATCTGGTCGTTTTCTATTTGCGTTGGCGTAGGCTTCCCCCTGAACAACTGGCCTATATCGAAGCTTACTTGAAAACCGGCAAGCCTGTTATGGGTTTCCGTACAACCACGCATGCATTCAATTTTCCTAAAGGACATCCCAGTGAAAAATGGAATGCCTTTGGAGAATTTGCATTGAATGCTCCTCCGGGATGGGGCGGCGCAGCAAAGCATACCCATTACGGACATGAGAGTAGCACAGATGTACACATCATCCCTGAACAGGCGGGCAATCCTATACTGACAGGAGTGGCAACAAATTTTCATGTTCGCTCATGGCTATACCGCGTTTTACCGGATTATCCCGTGAAAGGTTCTACCTGGTTGCTGATGGGGAAGGCTGTAAATCCTGATAAAGAAGCCATCGAAAATCCGGTTGCCTGGACCGGCATCAATTCTTTCGGCGGCCGGGTTTTTATGACCACACTGGGCCACCCGGATGATTTCAGACAGGAGCCTTTTCAGCGCCTGGTGATCAACGCCATTCATTATGAATTGGGTCTCAAAGTTCCGAAAAAATGGAAAGGCAAAATGGATATCCAGGTGCCCTACCGCGAGACGAATTAA
- a CDS encoding NAD(P)-dependent oxidoreductase: MRKNVLLLETVADEALAILQKNVNVFTGYDEVSLKNVLNKEDIHAIITRGKGLINKPLIDACPHLQVVARCGVGLDNVDVGEATVRKIMVINAPGSNAATIAEHTLSLMLMLMRNMYESVAQVKQDNWNWRNQYTGDELNGKTLGILGMGNIGKRVARIGEAFGMEVLYWSKSVQDLPYKYRTMEDVLRHSDVVSLHLPFNNETDKIIGEKQLGLMKTGSLLINTARGALIDHAALLQALNAQAISGFAADVLPEEPPVQHLPIVHHPRAIITPHSGSLTAATYRQICLLTINNVVAVLTGEQPERNSIYNREALQ; the protein is encoded by the coding sequence ATGAGAAAAAACGTATTGCTGCTCGAAACCGTTGCAGATGAAGCATTGGCCATCCTTCAGAAGAATGTGAATGTATTCACAGGATACGATGAAGTCAGTTTAAAAAACGTTCTGAACAAGGAGGACATCCATGCCATCATTACAAGAGGAAAGGGCTTGATCAATAAACCCCTTATAGATGCCTGCCCGCATTTACAGGTGGTGGCCAGATGTGGCGTAGGGTTGGATAATGTAGATGTGGGGGAAGCAACGGTAAGAAAGATCATGGTGATCAATGCACCCGGCAGTAATGCAGCAACGATTGCAGAACATACCCTGAGCCTGATGCTGATGCTGATGCGTAATATGTATGAATCGGTTGCCCAGGTTAAACAAGACAACTGGAATTGGCGCAATCAATATACAGGAGATGAGCTGAACGGCAAGACCCTTGGCATCCTGGGAATGGGAAATATAGGAAAACGTGTAGCACGGATTGGAGAAGCTTTTGGAATGGAGGTACTGTATTGGAGTAAGTCTGTTCAGGACCTGCCTTATAAATACCGGACGATGGAAGATGTATTACGGCATTCAGACGTAGTGAGTCTCCATCTCCCTTTCAATAACGAAACAGATAAGATCATAGGAGAAAAGCAACTGGGCTTAATGAAAACAGGTTCGTTATTGATCAATACAGCAAGGGGCGCGCTTATTGACCATGCAGCATTACTGCAGGCATTAAATGCACAGGCGATTTCGGGGTTTGCTGCGGATGTACTACCTGAGGAGCCACCGGTTCAGCATCTCCCGATTGTACATCATCCGCGGGCCATCATTACACCGCATTCCGGCAGCCTTACGGCAGCCACGTACCGGCAGATATGCCTGCTCACGATAAACAATGTAGTAGCAGTGCTGACAGGTGAGCAACCTGAACGCAATAGCATATATAACCGCGAGGCGCTTCAATGA
- a CDS encoding VOC family protein, which translates to MAKALKINHVTLIVDNLEKAGNFYQHELGLEPLAAFRFDYPVMFFKFNEEQQLHISEWEDRTSFRGHICVQVDDFNSLFFRMKELNVIDINPWGKVRKLPDGAMQMFVRDPAGNLVEISSVPGAEVDPRIFTDELYEEGLYISNRNDFRGYRSDDATLYHK; encoded by the coding sequence ATGGCCAAAGCACTTAAAATTAATCACGTAACACTGATTGTAGACAATCTGGAAAAAGCAGGTAATTTCTATCAGCATGAATTAGGCCTGGAGCCGCTTGCCGCATTCCGGTTTGACTACCCTGTTATGTTTTTCAAGTTCAATGAAGAGCAACAATTGCATATCTCCGAATGGGAAGACCGCACCTCCTTCCGTGGGCATATCTGTGTGCAGGTAGACGATTTTAACAGTCTTTTCTTTCGTATGAAGGAACTGAATGTAATTGATATAAATCCCTGGGGAAAGGTGAGAAAACTGCCTGACGGGGCCATGCAGATGTTTGTACGTGATCCTGCCGGCAACCTGGTGGAAATTTCCTCTGTACCAGGAGCGGAAGTCGATCCCCGGATATTTACGGATGAACTCTATGAAGAAGGGTTGTATATTTCAAATAGAAATGACTTCAGAGGGTACAGATCTGATGATGCCACTTTATATCATAAATAA
- a CDS encoding mandelate racemase/muconate lactonizing enzyme family protein → MKITNVEAFWLRCPVPKEKQHTSDYGLLVNFDMTLVVITTEDGLQGFGEAKAAVGSSGECASIVTCIEHELKPVLLGKDVKDITRLWEEMYNGTRDHYALSRGRKFPILGRRGLTVSAMSGIDTALWDLKGKMFNVPVMDLLGGACRDSMPAYASGGWADADNIGAQLNGYVDKGFGGVKMRVGVMDKTVQNSIERVKAARAALGPDIKLMADAHGTFSVPEAKQFCRGVEDCNLYWFEEPISPDNRRGTAEVRTATHIPIAAGESEYTSFDIHELLEIRAIDVIQPDIAIIGGISEAMRVAHLASVYQLELAPHCWGSAFSFMAGLNVAFASPSATIIEFSSGGNPMMYELVKEQITVTNGSIPAPTAPGLGVTPDWDFVREFKQKV, encoded by the coding sequence ATGAAAATAACTAATGTAGAGGCATTTTGGTTACGCTGTCCCGTTCCTAAAGAAAAGCAACATACGTCAGACTACGGATTATTGGTCAATTTTGACATGACGCTTGTAGTGATAACCACAGAAGATGGTCTGCAGGGATTTGGAGAAGCCAAAGCAGCGGTTGGGTCTTCCGGAGAATGTGCCTCCATTGTAACGTGTATTGAACATGAGCTGAAGCCGGTTTTACTGGGTAAAGACGTAAAAGACATTACCCGCCTTTGGGAAGAAATGTATAATGGTACACGGGATCATTATGCCTTGTCAAGAGGACGAAAATTCCCTATCCTTGGAAGAAGGGGACTCACGGTATCTGCCATGAGCGGCATTGATACCGCCTTATGGGATTTGAAAGGAAAAATGTTCAATGTTCCGGTAATGGATTTGCTGGGCGGCGCCTGTAGGGATTCAATGCCGGCATATGCAAGTGGAGGTTGGGCAGATGCAGATAATATTGGCGCGCAATTGAATGGTTATGTTGACAAGGGTTTTGGGGGCGTCAAGATGCGCGTTGGCGTGATGGACAAAACCGTACAAAACAGTATTGAAAGAGTAAAAGCAGCAAGGGCAGCTTTAGGACCCGATATTAAATTGATGGCCGACGCGCATGGAACCTTTAGTGTTCCGGAGGCCAAACAATTTTGTCGGGGGGTAGAAGATTGCAACTTATATTGGTTTGAAGAACCCATTAGTCCCGATAACAGACGAGGCACAGCAGAAGTGAGGACTGCCACACATATTCCCATCGCTGCAGGCGAAAGTGAATATACCAGTTTTGACATTCATGAATTGTTGGAAATAAGGGCGATTGATGTAATACAGCCGGATATTGCTATCATTGGTGGTATTTCGGAAGCGATGCGCGTAGCGCACCTGGCAAGCGTGTATCAACTGGAACTGGCGCCGCATTGCTGGGGTTCTGCCTTTTCTTTTATGGCGGGACTGAATGTAGCATTTGCATCGCCTTCGGCAACTATCATTGAGTTTTCCTCAGGAGGAAACCCTATGATGTATGAGCTGGTGAAAGAGCAGATTACGGTTACAAATGGTTCGATCCCCGCTCCCACTGCTCCAGGATTAGGCGTAACGCCGGACTGGGATTTTGTACGGGAGTTTAAACAAAAAGTTTAG
- a CDS encoding sugar phosphate isomerase/epimerase, which translates to MELAIHNWMRSETIETTIRRVAALGYTKLEIAGNPEQYDTKSIRKLMQDHGLSCWGSVTLMLGDRNLLARDEAQRAKSVQYVKDVIKMVKELDGHMVSVVPGTVGKIVPDGRPDEEWGWAVGAMKEIYDYSEAAGILIGIEPINRFETYFINRADQALALAQAVGPNCGVCLDTFHMNIEEADMFAAIRRAKGKLIGFHVADNNRMAPGMGNLNWPKIVDTLREINYNEVLSVEFCAPLDRTPANPYPDSIDKNPENLSAEQEQFLVDHGSASVTEEFYTMLTTESFNTLSKLI; encoded by the coding sequence ATGGAGCTAGCGATACACAATTGGATGCGGTCTGAAACTATAGAAACTACTATACGGCGGGTTGCTGCGCTTGGATATACCAAACTTGAAATTGCCGGAAACCCCGAACAGTATGATACGAAAAGCATCAGAAAACTGATGCAGGATCATGGTCTGTCCTGCTGGGGGTCTGTAACATTGATGTTGGGAGATCGCAACCTGCTTGCCAGGGATGAGGCGCAACGTGCAAAATCGGTGCAATATGTGAAAGACGTAATAAAAATGGTAAAGGAATTGGATGGCCATATGGTGTCTGTTGTGCCGGGTACCGTTGGAAAAATTGTGCCCGATGGAAGACCCGATGAAGAATGGGGTTGGGCCGTTGGTGCCATGAAAGAAATTTACGACTATAGCGAGGCTGCAGGCATATTGATAGGCATCGAACCGATCAACAGGTTTGAAACCTATTTCATCAACAGGGCTGATCAGGCACTGGCGTTGGCGCAGGCTGTCGGACCAAATTGTGGTGTTTGTCTGGATACCTTTCACATGAATATCGAGGAGGCGGATATGTTTGCCGCGATCAGAAGAGCCAAGGGTAAACTGATAGGTTTTCATGTGGCGGACAACAACAGGATGGCGCCAGGAATGGGTAACCTCAACTGGCCCAAGATCGTAGATACATTGCGGGAAATAAACTATAACGAAGTGCTTTCCGTGGAATTTTGTGCCCCACTGGATCGTACGCCGGCCAATCCTTATCCGGATTCTATTGATAAAAACCCGGAGAACTTATCTGCAGAGCAGGAGCAATTCCTGGTGGACCATGGCAGCGCCTCTGTTACAGAGGAGTTTTATACCATGCTGACTACCGAATCATTTAATACTTTATCAAAACTTATTTAA
- a CDS encoding AraC family transcriptional regulator, with amino-acid sequence MKVSYRHISTPEDASFVIKEFCQPRFTNTFHFHHGHELILIVKSSGKMYAGNKVMNYNEGEIYMFGPGLVHCFCSSSSPVGTDEIAHAIIVQFTEDFIGKDFFDKLELRKIKDLMQLSESGIKFRKIPAAVNKLFFQFQANQQMKNLIILLQILDELSQGSRENVQLLTEDPRKIHYKDVDSKKLESVFKYVLENYLTHVDSKSAASLACMNEAAFCRYFKRRTSKTFSQFVNEIRISHATRLLIGTENGISEICYACGFDNISYFNRQFKIYQGKSPREYRKALVESNVSAPSFRPTGD; translated from the coding sequence ATGAAAGTTTCTTACCGACATATATCTACTCCGGAAGATGCCAGTTTTGTCATTAAAGAATTTTGTCAACCGCGTTTCACGAATACTTTTCATTTTCATCATGGGCACGAGTTGATCCTGATTGTAAAAAGTTCCGGTAAAATGTATGCGGGAAACAAAGTGATGAATTACAATGAGGGAGAGATATATATGTTTGGTCCGGGGTTGGTCCATTGTTTTTGCAGTAGCAGTTCACCGGTGGGAACTGACGAAATAGCGCACGCTATTATAGTACAGTTTACAGAAGATTTTATTGGCAAAGACTTCTTTGATAAACTGGAATTGAGAAAGATTAAAGACCTGATGCAGTTATCTGAATCCGGTATAAAATTCAGGAAAATACCGGCTGCTGTTAATAAGTTGTTTTTTCAATTTCAGGCAAATCAGCAAATGAAAAACCTGATTATACTTTTACAGATCCTGGATGAGTTGTCGCAAGGAAGCAGGGAAAATGTACAACTACTAACAGAAGATCCCAGGAAGATACACTATAAGGATGTAGATTCGAAAAAGTTGGAATCCGTATTTAAATATGTATTGGAAAATTATCTTACTCATGTAGATAGCAAATCTGCCGCTTCTCTGGCCTGCATGAACGAAGCCGCCTTTTGCCGTTACTTCAAAAGAAGAACCAGTAAAACATTCTCGCAATTTGTAAATGAGATAAGGATTAGTCACGCTACGAGGTTGTTGATAGGAACAGAAAACGGCATATCTGAAATATGCTATGCTTGTGGGTTTGACAATATCTCCTACTTTAACAGGCAGTTCAAAATTTACCAGGGGAAGTCTCCGAGAGAATACCGTAAAGCACTTGTAGAGAGTAATGTCAGTGCGCCCAGTTTCCGGCCTACGGGGGATTAA
- a CDS encoding glycerophosphodiester phosphodiesterase family protein: MKRCFFIVLIMCGAWGSLHAQATKPAKGKVDLILKDFYQRPDRIMVAAHRSAHTNYPENSLAAIREAIRQGIDIAELDVRLTKDSVLVLMHDKTITRTTGQKGEVSSFTYGELKQFPLLHNGQPTSERIPTFKEALLLAKGHIMIDVDFKADGQEAARQACGLIKSTGTIKQILFFLYDHHDAAFLQSINKQIPIMPRAHNAAETAAILKIGKFPAIHVDPSFYTDNLMSDIRSAGSRVWINALGEIDSIERATENAGFDLLFSKYKQANIIQTDLPEQLLRYLRKKGLHQ, encoded by the coding sequence ATGAAGCGATGTTTTTTTATTGTTCTGATAATGTGCGGAGCCTGGGGTTCCCTCCACGCACAGGCAACCAAACCCGCCAAAGGAAAGGTTGACCTTATATTAAAAGATTTCTATCAACGCCCGGACCGGATCATGGTGGCCGCTCACCGGTCGGCACATACCAATTACCCGGAAAACTCACTGGCAGCCATCCGTGAAGCTATCAGGCAGGGTATTGATATTGCAGAACTCGACGTACGGCTGACCAAAGACAGTGTACTGGTACTCATGCACGATAAAACCATTACCCGCACCACGGGTCAGAAAGGAGAAGTGAGCAGCTTTACTTACGGAGAGCTGAAACAATTCCCTTTACTGCACAACGGGCAGCCGACTTCTGAAAGAATTCCAACTTTCAAAGAAGCTTTATTGCTGGCAAAAGGACATATTATGATAGATGTCGACTTCAAGGCCGATGGCCAGGAAGCTGCCCGGCAGGCATGTGGGTTGATAAAATCTACCGGTACTATTAAGCAGATCCTGTTCTTCCTGTATGATCACCACGATGCGGCCTTTCTGCAAAGTATCAACAAACAGATACCTATTATGCCCAGAGCACATAATGCCGCTGAAACAGCTGCCATCTTAAAAATAGGTAAGTTCCCGGCCATTCACGTGGATCCTTCCTTTTATACAGACAACCTGATGAGCGATATCCGCTCCGCGGGATCACGGGTATGGATAAACGCATTAGGGGAAATTGACAGCATCGAGAGAGCCACCGAAAATGCAGGATTCGATCTGTTGTTTTCAAAGTATAAGCAAGCCAATATTATCCAGACTGATTTACCGGAACAACTGCTCCGCTATTTAAGAAAAAAAGGACTGCACCAATAG